A region of Lichenibacterium dinghuense DNA encodes the following proteins:
- the trmD gene encoding tRNA (guanosine(37)-N1)-methyltransferase TrmD translates to MWRATPLTLFPAMFPGPLGLSLAGDGLARGLWSCEPHDIRLHGLGRHRTVDDTPAGGGAGMVMRADVLAAALDAAAPADDARPRLLMSPRGRPLDQARVRALAAGPGVVVLCGRFEGVDERVIAARGLEEVSVGDFVLSGGEVACLALLDACVRLLPGVMGAALSGTEESFEGGLLEYPHYTRPRDFEGREIPPVLLGGDHGRISAWRRAEAERITRERRPDLLRDPGQGGSAPERGRR, encoded by the coding sequence ATGTGGCGCGCCACCCCGCTCACGCTGTTCCCGGCCATGTTCCCGGGGCCGCTCGGCCTGTCGCTGGCCGGCGACGGGCTCGCGCGCGGCCTGTGGTCCTGCGAGCCCCACGACATCCGCCTCCACGGCCTCGGCCGCCACCGCACCGTGGACGACACGCCGGCGGGCGGCGGCGCCGGCATGGTGATGCGGGCCGACGTGCTGGCGGCGGCGCTCGACGCCGCGGCCCCGGCCGACGACGCGCGCCCGCGCCTGCTGATGAGCCCGCGCGGCCGGCCGCTCGACCAGGCCCGCGTCCGCGCGCTGGCGGCCGGCCCCGGCGTCGTCGTGCTCTGCGGGCGCTTCGAGGGCGTGGACGAGCGCGTCATCGCGGCGCGGGGGCTGGAGGAGGTGTCGGTCGGCGACTTCGTGCTGTCGGGCGGCGAGGTGGCCTGCCTGGCGCTGCTCGACGCCTGCGTGCGGCTGCTGCCCGGTGTGATGGGCGCGGCGCTGTCCGGCACGGAGGAGAGCTTCGAGGGCGGCCTCCTCGAATACCCGCACTACACGCGGCCGCGCGACTTCGAGGGGCGCGAGATCCCCCCGGTGCTGCTCGGCGGCGACCACGGCCGCATCTCGGCCTGGCGCCGCGCCGAAGCCGAGCGGATCACGCGGGAGCGGCGGCCAGACCTGCTGCGGGACCCGGGGCAGGGCGGATCTGCGCCGGAGCGCGGCCGGCGATGA
- a CDS encoding PilZ domain-containing protein codes for MSSNERRGSPRYSVSCLAELASGEAVAPARIGDVSDTGCRVLILDRSEHLPDRFGDTGLLSIRPLGRDGCGVVVPVLLRHVQVDSGALHYGLEFRPMSLRQASRLAAVVADLIAGRAPAQIRPAPGPAAGLAAAPA; via the coding sequence ATGAGCTCGAATGAACGCCGCGGCTCGCCGCGCTACAGCGTGAGCTGCCTGGCGGAACTGGCGTCCGGCGAGGCCGTGGCGCCGGCCCGCATCGGCGACGTGTCCGACACGGGCTGCCGCGTGCTCATCCTCGACCGCTCCGAGCACCTGCCGGACCGGTTCGGCGACACGGGGCTGCTGTCGATCCGGCCGCTCGGGCGCGACGGCTGCGGCGTGGTGGTCCCGGTTCTGCTGCGCCATGTGCAGGTCGACAGCGGCGCCCTGCACTACGGACTGGAGTTCCGCCCCATGTCGCTGCGCCAGGCCTCGCGGCTCGCCGCCGTGGTGGCCGACCTCATCGCCGGCCGCGCTCCGGCGCAGATCCGCCCTGCCCCGGGTCCCGCAGCAGGTCTGGCCGCCGCTCCCGCGTGA